The genomic stretch TCAGTTATTATTACCGCTCTCGTTCTTCTGCCATATGTGGCATCAATTAACATACCTCTTTCTCTTGCTTCCTGGATTATTCTCTTTATAGGTGCTGAATCAGGACTGACTATTGCTATCAGCCTATTCGCTGAAACTATGTTACCAAACCCAATGTTTATCAGTTTTATATTACCGCTATTGCTCAAAACAAACTCACCTCTATTCAATATTTTGAACTTGTTCACGGATTTTTTCAAGCTCATCTTTAAGATTTACAACACATTGGGAGATTTCAAAAATAGTAGATTTAGCACCAATTGTGTTTGTTTCTCTGTTCATCTCTTGAACTATAAAGTCAAGTTTTTTGCCAATACTTCCTCCAGCTTCTAAACACTCAGCAAACTGACTTATATGACTTTTAAGCCTCACAAGCTCTTCTGTTATATCACTTTTGTCAGCAAACAGAGTTATCTCCAGCATAAGTCTGTTTTCATCAATGTTTTTTAAATCGAAATATTCGCTTACCCGTTTGTAAAGTTTTTCTCTGTAATTTTCAACCAAATCCTTTGAATACTCTTCTATTCTACTCACCAAAGCTTTAATGGTTTCTAATCTCATCAGAATATCCTTTTTAAGATTTTCACCTTCTATCTTTTTCATTTTATCTAAATTTTGAAGTGCCTCTTCAATACAATCCAAAAGCTCAGACTTTACAGTACTGATGTCAAGTTCTTCAGTCTCAATCACAAGGGCATCTGGAAGTTTTATAAAAGTCGAAAGGCTAAAATCGTCCTGAATTTCCGAAAAGTTTTCCCTAACCCTATTTATTGCTTCCAAGTACTGCTTCATTATCCCTATGTTAGGAATAATCCTGTAGTCTTTTTCGCTGAAGCTTTTAAAATTAATATATATATCAACCTTTCCACGGCAAATATATTGCGAAACAACATTTTTTATCTCATTTTCAAATTTGATAAACTCTTTAGGCATCTTCAAGTTTATTTCTAAGTATCTGTGGTTTACACTTCTTATGTCAACGCTGTATTCCCTCTCATTTATTATTCTTTTACATCCACCGTAACCCGTCATACTTTTAATCATGATAATATAATCAATCCTTTCAATGTTATTGTAAAAAAATCCTTATTAGAAGAAAAATAAAAACTCCTACTTGACTACTATCTATTTTAAAGTATTTTTACCCATAAAATCAAGAAAGGGTTATAATATTAGTTGAAATAATATATACTTTTGAAAAGCAAGGTGAAGTTAAAAATGATAATAGGCCTTGATGTTGGTGGTACAACCATCGACACAGTAGCAATAGAAAATGGAAAAGTTGTTGCATTTAAAAAATTCGAACGTGGTAGAAGTTTAATAGACTCTGTATTAGAAAGTTTAAATCAGTTTATATCTAAAGAGATGATTTCAAACCTTGAAAGAATAACACTCAGTACAACCGTTACTACAAACGCAATAGTTCAAAATAATTTAGATAAGGTTGGAATGATAATAGAAAACGGTATTGGATCAAATCCTGAATTTTTGATGTGTGGCGATATGAATTTTTTGGCAGATGGATATATAAATAACAGAGGTATAGAGGTAAAACCAGTAAATATTGAAAGCGTAAAGAACGCTTTGCATAGCTTTAAACAAGAAGGTATAGAAAACTTGGGCATTGTTGGCAAGTTCTCTGTTCGAAATCCGCAGCATGAACTTGCTGTGTATGAGGCAGCTAAAGAATACAACTTTAAATTTATGTCAGTTGGCTACAAACTTTCTGGCAAACTCAACTTTCCCCGAAGAGTTTTTTCCACATACTTGAACTGTGCAGTCCACAGTACATTTAACATGTTTTATAAAAGTATTTTAACATTTTCACAAGAAAGAAAAATTCCTCTTGAGAAGATATTTATTCAAAAGCCAGATGGGGGAATTGTAAATTTACAAGATATTGAAAACTTTCCGATATTCTCTATTCTCTCAGGTCCAGCTGCATCTGCTCAAGGCGGATTTGTCTTATCTAATTTTGCAAAAAATGCAGTCATAATTGACATTGGTGGAACAACAACTGACATTGCGTTCTTGTCAAACGGCAATCTTGTTCTTGAACCATATGGAGCAAAAATTGGAAAGTATCCTACTTTGGTAAGATCAATATATTCACGTTCTGTGGGGCTGGGGGCTGAAAGTATTGTTAAAATAGTAGATAATACAATTAAGATAGGACCAGAAACAAAAAGATGGTATGAACAGGACAAAAATGAGTTTGCTACTTTGCATGATGTTCTTCAATTTTCAAGTTCACACTCTGAAAGTCCTGTAAATGTTCGATTAAAGTCTTTATCTTCTCAGCTGAATATGAGCCAAGAAGACTTTTGTAAATTTGTGATAAGCAGGGCAGTAGCAATGATAGAAGAAAAATTGAAAGAGGGAATTGAATACATCAATAATCTTCCAGTTTATACCATAAATAAGCTATTGTATGGAGAAAAATTCGCACCTCAGAAGATAATTCTAATTGGTGGACCAGCTCAGCTTTTAAAACCTTATTTAGAGAACAAGTTTAAAATAAAAGTTGAAGTTCCGAAACATTACATGGTTGCAAACGCAATTGGTTGTGCGATCGGCTCAATCTCAAAAGAGTACAACTTAGTTGCAGACACTATCCAAGGTAAAATGGTAATCCCAGAGCTAAATATATATCATAATATTCCTGCAGACTTCACTATTGACCAGGCAAAGAATGTTTTAATAGAAAAGGTATTAGAGTGCAGAGAAGCTAAAAATCAAGACGATATAGAGATTGTAGATGAAAGTTCATTTAATATGATAAGAAATTTTAGATTCTGTGGAAGAATGATTAGAATTAAAGCTCAGTTAAAACCCAAGCTTTTAAATTTGAGAGATTGATTTTTTAGGAAGTGAGACAAGATGTTAAAAGCAAAAAATAGTTTAGGGCTCATACTTTTTCCTGCCTTTGACTGGAGAATTTCTCCAACGCATCCTGAAAGAGAAGAAAGACTTTTGTATACAATTGACCAGATAGAAGAAGAGGGACTTTTTGACTATGAAAATATAAAAATTTACAATCCCGAAATGATTGACTCAAAATATATAGAGATGACCCATTTTTGCATTCCTACTATTTCTTCAATTGTTACCGTATCTCACAAGATAGCTGCAGGCTCAGCAATAACTATTGCTAAAAAGGTTCTGTCAAAGGAAGTAGAGAAAGGCTTTGCTCTTATCCGACCACCCGGCCATCATGCACACAGAATAACATATGGCGACAGAGGATTTTGTATTATAAACAATGAGGCGATAATGGTGGAATATTTAAGAAAAGAATATAAAATTAAAAAGATAGCAATAATAGACACTGACTGTCATCATGGTGATGGAACACAGGATATCTTTTGGAACGACAAAGATGTCTTGTTTATTTCTCTGCACCAAGATGGCACAACCCTATATCCCGGCACTGGTTTTACTGACGAAATGGGGGGACCATCAGCAATTGGTTATACTTTGAATCTGCCCTTGCCACCGTATACATCTGATGATGGCTTTTTATATTGCTTAGACAATCTTATCATCCCTGTTTTAGAAGAATTTAAGCCTGATATCATAATAAACTCAGCAGGGCAGGACAACCATTATTCTGACCCACTAACAAACATGAACTTTTCAGCACAAGGATACGCAAAACTCACAGAAAAGTTAAGTCCAAATATTTCTGTTTTAGAAGGCGGGTATTCTATTGAAAGTGCTCTTCCTTACGTCAATTTAGGTATAATATTTGCACTTGCGGGTATTGATTATTCAAACATAAAAGAACCTGATTATAATCCTGAAAGACTTAAACAGTCTCAAAGAACAACTGATTACATCAAACGGCTTTGTGAACATGTATACAGTATATGGAAATCAAAAGAAGAAAGAGAATACAAAATAAAAATGGAAAAACAAGATTACTATGTCAGAAAAAAATCCATTTATTACGACACAATGGGATTTAGAGAAAATCAGCTTGAAAGAATAAAAATCTGCAAAAAATGCTCAGGTCTAATATTAATAGACTCCCTTTGTTTGGGATATAGGGTTTTAGCCATAATAATTCCACACGATGCATGTAATGATTGCGAAAATGAAGGTCACAAGCTCTTTGAAAATACTGAGGTTGGAGACTATTCTCATATACTTTTGCAAGATAAAAAGAGTTTTGAGTTTTTTAGAAGAACCTCATAAAACTTATATTGTTTGTCTTACTTTAAAAGATATTTCTCTTTTCTCTCTTTTAATTTCTCACCATTTATGAGCACCAAGCTGCCCTGCTTGAATTTTAGTTTTTTGGCTAAGTATTCGCATTTTATTTTCAAAAGATAAAAAACATTGGGTTGAACATCTTCAAAGTCATCCACAGTCTCAAAGTTTGCCTGCCCTTTTGAAATAATCACATCAGCAGTAGATATAAGATTTTTGAGTTGCTCAGAAATAAAGTCTTTTGGAACTCCCAAAAGCCCTGCTCCGCTCTCAACAACATTTGCTATTCTGCTCATAGAAACTTCCTCTGCATCTTCTAACGTAGCATCGTTAAGTACGGGCTTAGACTTCACAATGTAATAAACATTTTTCCCCATTTTATTTAAAATTTCCACCAATACCTTATCAAACACAATCTCACCTGCATTATCACCGACAATCACTACATCTTTTGCCTTCTCAATCTTTTCCTTTAATAGAGGATAGTCATCAATCCAAAATCCAAAATCAAACGCGTGTTCTAATTCCTTATCAATATCAAAATCTCTCTGAATCCCTAAGTCAATAACATTGCCTGCAACAGAAACTTTCAACGCTTCATAAAGAGTATCATCAGCTGTTTGTACCTTTTCTTTCACTCTTGGATACAGTTCAAGTGCCAATTTGTTTGAGAATTTTTTCGCTTCATAATATGGGTCTGGATTATTTATATACTCATATGTTTTTAGCAATACAAGTGAAGAGTTATACGCCGGTGAGTCAGAAGGCTCCAAAGTTTTTATGAAATCCATGAGATTATAGAGCACTTCTATCTTTTTTTCATCGGGAACTTTTATCATCTCCATACACGAAACTGC from Caldicellulosiruptor kronotskyensis 2002 encodes the following:
- the remA gene encoding extracellular matrix/biofilm regulator RemA, whose translation is MKLINIGFGNIVSANRLIAIVSPDSAPIKRIIQEARERGMLIDATYGRRTRAVIITDADYVILSSVQPETVAHRIIEPEEEFEEEDIEVEDEDDKK
- a CDS encoding YicC/YloC family endoribonuclease, with protein sequence MIKSMTGYGGCKRIINEREYSVDIRSVNHRYLEINLKMPKEFIKFENEIKNVVSQYICRGKVDIYINFKSFSEKDYRIIPNIGIMKQYLEAINRVRENFSEIQDDFSLSTFIKLPDALVIETEELDISTVKSELLDCIEEALQNLDKMKKIEGENLKKDILMRLETIKALVSRIEEYSKDLVENYREKLYKRVSEYFDLKNIDENRLMLEITLFADKSDITEELVRLKSHISQFAECLEAGGSIGKKLDFIVQEMNRETNTIGAKSTIFEISQCVVNLKDELEKIREQVQNIE
- a CDS encoding hydantoinase/oxoprolinase family protein; translated protein: MIIGLDVGGTTIDTVAIENGKVVAFKKFERGRSLIDSVLESLNQFISKEMISNLERITLSTTVTTNAIVQNNLDKVGMIIENGIGSNPEFLMCGDMNFLADGYINNRGIEVKPVNIESVKNALHSFKQEGIENLGIVGKFSVRNPQHELAVYEAAKEYNFKFMSVGYKLSGKLNFPRRVFSTYLNCAVHSTFNMFYKSILTFSQERKIPLEKIFIQKPDGGIVNLQDIENFPIFSILSGPAASAQGGFVLSNFAKNAVIIDIGGTTTDIAFLSNGNLVLEPYGAKIGKYPTLVRSIYSRSVGLGAESIVKIVDNTIKIGPETKRWYEQDKNEFATLHDVLQFSSSHSESPVNVRLKSLSSQLNMSQEDFCKFVISRAVAMIEEKLKEGIEYINNLPVYTINKLLYGEKFAPQKIILIGGPAQLLKPYLENKFKIKVEVPKHYMVANAIGCAIGSISKEYNLVADTIQGKMVIPELNIYHNIPADFTIDQAKNVLIEKVLECREAKNQDDIEIVDESSFNMIRNFRFCGRMIRIKAQLKPKLLNLRD
- a CDS encoding histone deacetylase family protein gives rise to the protein MLKAKNSLGLILFPAFDWRISPTHPEREERLLYTIDQIEEEGLFDYENIKIYNPEMIDSKYIEMTHFCIPTISSIVTVSHKIAAGSAITIAKKVLSKEVEKGFALIRPPGHHAHRITYGDRGFCIINNEAIMVEYLRKEYKIKKIAIIDTDCHHGDGTQDIFWNDKDVLFISLHQDGTTLYPGTGFTDEMGGPSAIGYTLNLPLPPYTSDDGFLYCLDNLIIPVLEEFKPDIIINSAGQDNHYSDPLTNMNFSAQGYAKLTEKLSPNISVLEGGYSIESALPYVNLGIIFALAGIDYSNIKEPDYNPERLKQSQRTTDYIKRLCEHVYSIWKSKEEREYKIKMEKQDYYVRKKSIYYDTMGFRENQLERIKICKKCSGLILIDSLCLGYRVLAIIIPHDACNDCENEGHKLFENTEVGDYSHILLQDKKSFEFFRRTS
- a CDS encoding damage-control phosphatase ARMT1 family protein, whose product is MKSLVDCIHCYLKQAVSCMEMIKVPDEKKIEVLYNLMDFIKTLEPSDSPAYNSSLVLLKTYEYINNPDPYYEAKKFSNKLALELYPRVKEKVQTADDTLYEALKVSVAGNVIDLGIQRDFDIDKELEHAFDFGFWIDDYPLLKEKIEKAKDVVIVGDNAGEIVFDKVLVEILNKMGKNVYYIVKSKPVLNDATLEDAEEVSMSRIANVVESGAGLLGVPKDFISEQLKNLISTADVIISKGQANFETVDDFEDVQPNVFYLLKIKCEYLAKKLKFKQGSLVLINGEKLKERKEKYLLK